The following proteins come from a genomic window of Lachnoclostridium phytofermentans ISDg:
- a CDS encoding sugar ABC transporter ATP-binding protein: MAEEYILELKGITKVFPGVRALDGVHFQLKKGEIHALMGENGAGKSTFIKVITGVHKAEQGEIYLNGIKVEFKGPKDAQAAGIAAIYQHVTAYPHLTVTENIFMGHEKIKNGIIQWKQMNQDAQKLLEQLNADFKATDEMGSLSVAQQQMVEIAKALSSNAKIIIMDEPTASLTKNESENLYRIAERLRDDGTSIIFISHRFEDMYRLATKVTVFRDSKYIGTYDVDKISNQDLITAMVGREINDMFPKPEIKVGGEVLRVEKLCREGYFKDVSFTVHAGEILGLTGLVGARRTEVIQTIYGVEKLDSGKIFLEGKQVEIRNVQDAIKNGIGLLTEDRSNLGLILSWGIGRNITLTEIEKYGSRLFTKEKEEHAVSKKLAEEVDTKAVSIFDKVSTLSGGNQQKVAVAKILASDLKVLIMDEPTKGIDVGAKAEIYDIMGQLAKKGYAIIMISSEMPEILAMSDRIIVMCEGKITGELSRTEACQEMILEKAMAKSKTTSGKGQGDKE; encoded by the coding sequence TTGGCTGAGGAATATATTCTTGAGTTAAAAGGCATTACAAAGGTTTTCCCTGGAGTACGGGCTTTGGATGGCGTACATTTTCAATTAAAAAAAGGTGAAATACATGCGCTAATGGGAGAGAACGGTGCAGGAAAATCAACCTTTATTAAGGTTATTACGGGTGTACATAAGGCGGAACAAGGAGAAATCTATTTAAACGGAATAAAGGTTGAATTCAAAGGACCAAAGGATGCCCAAGCAGCAGGTATTGCAGCAATTTATCAACATGTAACGGCATATCCTCATTTGACCGTAACGGAAAATATTTTCATGGGACATGAGAAAATAAAGAATGGTATCATTCAGTGGAAGCAAATGAATCAGGATGCACAAAAACTGTTAGAACAATTGAATGCAGATTTCAAAGCCACCGATGAAATGGGATCTTTAAGTGTCGCACAGCAGCAGATGGTTGAAATTGCAAAGGCACTGTCGTCCAACGCAAAAATCATCATAATGGATGAGCCTACAGCATCACTTACAAAAAATGAGTCTGAGAATCTTTATAGAATTGCGGAAAGACTACGGGATGACGGCACTTCGATTATATTTATATCCCATAGATTTGAAGATATGTACCGCTTGGCAACAAAGGTAACTGTATTTAGAGATTCCAAATACATTGGAACCTATGATGTAGATAAGATTTCAAACCAAGATCTTATTACTGCAATGGTAGGTCGTGAGATCAATGATATGTTCCCAAAGCCGGAGATTAAGGTAGGGGGAGAAGTATTAAGAGTAGAAAAACTTTGCAGAGAGGGCTATTTTAAAGATGTATCCTTTACGGTACATGCTGGTGAAATCTTAGGTTTGACAGGTCTTGTCGGTGCAAGAAGAACAGAAGTAATCCAGACAATCTATGGTGTGGAGAAGCTTGACTCAGGAAAAATCTTTCTCGAGGGTAAACAAGTAGAGATTCGTAATGTACAGGATGCAATCAAAAATGGTATCGGACTCCTGACTGAAGATAGATCAAATCTTGGATTAATACTTAGTTGGGGCATCGGAAGAAATATTACCTTAACTGAAATAGAGAAGTATGGAAGTAGGTTATTTACAAAAGAGAAAGAAGAACATGCTGTTTCAAAGAAGCTTGCAGAGGAAGTTGATACGAAGGCTGTTTCCATCTTTGATAAAGTGAGTACCTTGTCTGGTGGTAATCAACAGAAGGTTGCAGTGGCAAAGATACTTGCTTCCGACTTAAAGGTTCTAATCATGGATGAGCCAACCAAGGGAATTGATGTTGGTGCAAAAGCTGAAATCTATGATATTATGGGGCAGTTAGCGAAAAAGGGTTATGCAATTATAATGATTTCTTCTGAAATGCCCGAGATTCTTGCCATGAGTGACAGAATCATAGTGATGTGTGAAGGGAAAATAACAGGAGAGTTAAGTCGTACAGAAGCATGTCAGGAAATGATACTTGAAAAAGCTATGGCAAAATCAAAAACAACTTCAGGGAAAGGGCAGGGTGATAAGGAATGA
- a CDS encoding ABC transporter permease, which produces MNMKAMWKKITGSREVSLVLVLLILCVFIQSRNSTFLTPETIESLFKNYAVDFVIAAGMMLILLIGAIDISVGSTLAFSGMAASLFLRDHPGTPVIVVFLIATAIGLLCGLLIGVIIAYGKVHPLICTLGFMSIYRGLAYLIANNEWVAASQFSKAYKAFAQSRYLGFGIVNNLVVIVIVVYVVFFFVMKWTPTGRKIYAVGSNAEAALISGIKIKKVKIACYSVLGALCGLSGAMYTSLYASSQGNMAEGLVMDVIAACVVGGVSLSGGRGSVIGVFLGTLIISIIGKGLPLIGVSQFWQKAIKGLIILIAVIINVLVQRQMNKAALKRREN; this is translated from the coding sequence ATGAACATGAAAGCTATGTGGAAAAAAATCACCGGCTCGCGTGAGGTGAGTTTGGTTTTGGTATTATTAATCCTTTGTGTATTTATACAAAGCAGAAATAGTACTTTTCTAACCCCTGAAACGATAGAATCTTTATTTAAAAACTATGCAGTTGACTTTGTGATAGCAGCTGGAATGATGTTGATACTTTTAATCGGTGCAATTGATATTTCGGTTGGCTCTACATTAGCATTTTCGGGTATGGCGGCATCTTTATTTTTAAGAGATCACCCTGGAACACCGGTGATCGTAGTATTCTTAATAGCTACTGCGATTGGACTCCTATGCGGGCTTTTAATCGGTGTTATTATTGCTTATGGTAAAGTTCATCCACTTATCTGTACACTGGGATTCATGAGTATTTATCGTGGACTTGCTTATTTGATCGCAAATAATGAATGGGTTGCTGCATCACAATTTTCAAAAGCTTATAAAGCATTCGCACAAAGCAGATATCTAGGATTTGGAATTGTAAATAATCTAGTAGTAATTGTTATCGTAGTTTATGTTGTATTCTTTTTTGTTATGAAATGGACTCCTACAGGAAGAAAAATATATGCCGTAGGAAGTAACGCAGAAGCGGCATTGATAAGCGGTATTAAGATTAAAAAAGTAAAAATCGCCTGTTATTCTGTCCTTGGCGCCTTGTGCGGATTATCTGGAGCGATGTATACTTCGCTGTATGCTTCTTCGCAGGGTAATATGGCAGAAGGATTGGTTATGGATGTTATTGCAGCCTGTGTAGTAGGTGGGGTAAGCCTTAGTGGTGGTCGCGGAAGTGTGATAGGTGTATTTTTAGGTACCTTGATTATTTCTATTATTGGGAAAGGACTTCCATTGATTGGTGTATCTCAATTCTGGCAAAAAGCAATTAAAGGTCTAATCATTCTTATTGCAGTAATTATCAACGTACTTGTTCAAAGACAGATGAATAAAGCAGCATTAAAGAGGAGGGAGAATTAA
- a CDS encoding ABC transporter permease, with the protein MAGKSGRVISAEQKFSLNKFLFRWETFLVIVFIAVNIMNITISNRYWSVNGLFNATNTFLCVAFLTLPMCFVLLIGEIDISVGSQVALSAVILGVSFNAGCPMWLSLIIAVAVGALCGLLNGIILVTFHELNPMIVTLGTQILFRGIAEIILKDQATGGFTSVKWFSKLYWGKVGGVVPIMFLVFVVCAIIFGVVMHKSTFGRRMFAVGSNQQAAKYSGIHIPKMRIIIYTLAGLFSGICAIFVAAQMGSARPNIGTGYEMDAIGMCVLGGVLTDGGKGNFIGAMIAVFLLGFLEYGLGLVNISSNIMMVVKGVLLIFAVMVPNLKFGKLHKRDSETV; encoded by the coding sequence ATGGCAGGAAAGTCCGGAAGAGTAATCAGCGCGGAACAGAAGTTCTCTTTGAATAAATTTCTCTTTAGGTGGGAGACATTCTTAGTAATTGTTTTTATCGCAGTTAATATTATGAATATCACGATTTCTAATCGTTATTGGAGTGTGAACGGATTATTTAATGCAACCAATACCTTCCTTTGTGTAGCATTTCTTACGTTACCGATGTGTTTTGTATTATTGATAGGAGAAATTGATATTTCGGTCGGCTCACAGGTAGCACTTTCCGCAGTAATATTAGGTGTCAGCTTTAATGCAGGGTGTCCGATGTGGCTGTCTTTAATAATTGCAGTAGCTGTCGGTGCATTATGTGGATTGCTGAATGGAATTATTTTAGTAACTTTTCATGAATTAAATCCAATGATTGTGACACTCGGAACCCAGATTCTTTTTAGGGGTATTGCAGAAATAATCTTGAAGGATCAGGCAACTGGTGGTTTCACCTCAGTAAAATGGTTTAGTAAGCTATATTGGGGTAAAGTTGGTGGAGTAGTACCAATTATGTTTCTTGTCTTTGTAGTTTGTGCAATCATTTTTGGAGTAGTAATGCATAAATCAACTTTTGGACGCAGAATGTTTGCGGTTGGAAGTAATCAACAAGCTGCAAAGTACTCAGGAATTCATATCCCAAAGATGCGAATCATCATTTATACCTTAGCGGGTCTTTTCAGTGGTATTTGTGCGATATTCGTTGCAGCACAAATGGGCAGTGCAAGACCGAATATCGGTACAGGATATGAAATGGATGCTATTGGTATGTGTGTACTCGGCGGTGTTTTGACCGATGGTGGTAAAGGTAATTTTATTGGAGCAATGATTGCGGTGTTCTTATTAGGTTTCTTAGAGTATGGCTTAGGCTTGGTTAATATTTCATCCAATATCATGATGGTAGTGAAAGGTGTGCTTTTAATTTTTGCAGTAATGGTACCAAATTTGAAGTTTGGAAAGTTACATAAAAGAGATTCAGAGACAGTATAA
- a CDS encoding rhamnose ABC transporter substrate-binding protein — protein MKKIFGLVLCLTMTASLLAGCSSKTDNTSSNKAKTPTTAATTGGDGYATTATYAIIVKSAGNPYNQKESEGYKQVIEANGGKCVIQEPKSATAEDQITCINNAISQGVDCIAIAANDTDALEPALTEAKNQGIHVLSLDSATNANSRKVFVNQAGTTQIAQALMDAILDISGGSGDWAVLSAASTATNQNAWIDGMKTVMQDSKYSKLNLIGVYYGDDEYQASCDQTEAILAADPNIKVICAPTTVGIMAAAKVLQDKGLSGKVKLTGLGLPSEMADYIGDDDQHSCPYMFLWNPIQLGNLAAYASISLVNGTITGAADQSFTVPDKTLGDNGSYKITAAADGGTEIILGAPFKFEPSNIAEWAKVY, from the coding sequence ATGAAGAAGATTTTTGGTTTAGTACTTTGCTTAACTATGACAGCGAGTTTACTTGCTGGATGTAGTAGCAAAACTGACAACACGAGCAGTAACAAAGCAAAAACCCCTACAACTGCTGCAACAACTGGTGGGGACGGTTATGCAACAACTGCAACTTACGCAATTATCGTAAAAAGTGCAGGTAACCCTTATAACCAGAAGGAATCCGAAGGTTACAAACAGGTGATTGAAGCAAATGGAGGAAAATGCGTTATTCAGGAGCCAAAGTCAGCTACTGCAGAAGATCAGATTACCTGTATCAATAACGCTATTTCACAGGGTGTTGACTGCATCGCAATTGCAGCAAATGATACTGACGCTTTGGAACCAGCATTAACAGAAGCAAAAAATCAGGGTATTCACGTACTATCCTTAGACTCCGCTACCAATGCAAACAGCCGTAAAGTATTTGTTAATCAGGCTGGTACTACCCAGATCGCTCAAGCATTAATGGACGCTATCCTTGACATTTCTGGTGGCTCAGGTGATTGGGCAGTTCTTTCCGCAGCATCCACTGCAACAAATCAGAATGCTTGGATTGATGGTATGAAGACAGTGATGCAGGACTCTAAATATTCAAAACTTAACTTAATCGGTGTTTATTACGGTGATGATGAATATCAGGCATCTTGTGATCAGACAGAGGCTATCTTAGCAGCTGATCCTAACATAAAAGTAATCTGCGCTCCAACTACTGTAGGTATTATGGCTGCAGCTAAAGTTCTTCAAGACAAAGGTTTAAGTGGTAAAGTTAAGTTAACAGGGCTTGGATTACCATCCGAGATGGCTGATTACATTGGAGATGACGATCAGCATTCTTGCCCTTATATGTTCTTATGGAACCCAATCCAATTAGGTAACTTAGCAGCATATGCTTCTATTTCATTGGTAAATGGAACTATTACAGGTGCAGCAGATCAGAGCTTTACTGTTCCTGATAAAACATTAGGTGACAATGGTTCTTACAAAATTACAGCTGCAGCGGATGGTGGTACTGAAATTATCTTAGGTGCACCTTTTAAATTCGAGCCAAGCAATATTGCTGAATGGGCTAAAGTTTATTAA
- a CDS encoding L-fucose/L-arabinose isomerase family protein, translating to MISVEVLKKLKPVKKVRIGLYSAGLHVYWEQFEGLKGCLLEYNLFLEKRMLEFGEVYNFGLVDTEDKGREAGGYFNKYNVDIVFSHAATYYTSACLLPLHQINKAPVIVLNLQPTPEMAYESTGTDRWLAQCVGCSIPEISNAFNRAGIKFRAINGLLGLDYTPKFAKADEMTSNRPEAIKAWSEIKEWCQAATVKRTLQYARFGFLGGYYSGMLDMYSDFTMLQAQTGIHIEILEMCDMDAYLQKVTEEEVKEKLGQIENFFEISGDSPSDPIAKRPTVEQLAWSAKVASAQEKMVLDRNLDCISYYYHGRDNYYESIQSGFIVGHSLLTAQGIACAGEGDIKTALAMKISDILDKGGSYCEIVAADFNRDTMILGHDGPFHFAISKGKPILRGMGVYHGKRGTGVSVEAKVQPGPVTTLGVTQTNDGKLKFNISEGEAIEAPILLNGNTSTHIRFADKPAEYMDKWFEEAPTHHLALSVGHNKNLFIKTAQLLNIPYGVF from the coding sequence ATGATATCTGTGGAAGTACTTAAGAAGTTAAAGCCTGTAAAAAAGGTTCGTATTGGTTTATATAGCGCAGGTCTTCATGTATATTGGGAGCAGTTTGAAGGCTTAAAGGGATGCCTGTTAGAGTACAATTTATTTTTAGAAAAAAGAATGTTAGAGTTTGGTGAAGTATATAATTTTGGACTTGTAGATACCGAAGATAAAGGTCGCGAGGCGGGAGGATATTTTAATAAATATAATGTAGATATCGTGTTTTCTCATGCGGCTACCTATTACACCAGTGCATGCCTTCTACCTCTACATCAAATCAATAAGGCGCCAGTTATTGTTCTGAATTTGCAACCAACACCAGAAATGGCTTATGAGAGTACGGGCACCGACCGCTGGTTAGCGCAATGTGTAGGCTGTTCCATTCCCGAAATTTCTAATGCTTTTAACCGTGCTGGTATAAAGTTTAGGGCAATTAATGGATTGCTTGGTCTAGACTACACTCCAAAATTTGCGAAGGCGGATGAAATGACGTCAAATCGCCCGGAAGCCATAAAGGCCTGGAGCGAAATTAAGGAATGGTGTCAAGCAGCAACGGTAAAAAGAACACTTCAATATGCAAGATTCGGTTTTCTTGGCGGTTATTATAGCGGTATGCTTGATATGTATAGTGATTTTACTATGCTTCAAGCACAGACCGGAATTCATATTGAGATATTAGAGATGTGTGATATGGATGCATATCTTCAGAAGGTAACAGAGGAGGAAGTAAAAGAAAAGTTAGGGCAGATAGAAAACTTTTTCGAAATTTCTGGGGATTCTCCTTCTGACCCAATTGCAAAGCGACCAACGGTGGAACAACTTGCTTGGTCAGCAAAAGTAGCATCCGCACAGGAAAAGATGGTACTTGATCGCAACCTTGACTGTATCTCCTATTATTATCACGGACGGGATAATTATTATGAAAGCATTCAGAGCGGATTTATCGTTGGTCATTCACTACTTACTGCACAAGGAATCGCATGTGCAGGGGAAGGAGATATTAAGACAGCTCTCGCCATGAAGATTTCCGATATATTAGATAAGGGCGGAAGTTACTGTGAGATTGTAGCGGCTGATTTTAATCGTGATACAATGATACTTGGGCATGATGGACCGTTCCATTTTGCAATATCCAAAGGAAAGCCAATCTTACGTGGAATGGGTGTTTACCATGGAAAACGTGGAACAGGAGTCTCTGTAGAGGCAAAGGTTCAGCCTGGACCAGTAACAACACTAGGAGTAACGCAGACTAATGATGGGAAATTGAAATTTAACATCAGTGAAGGGGAAGCGATTGAAGCTCCGATACTTCTAAATGGAAACACTTCAACACATATACGATTTGCTGATAAGCCAGCAGAATATATGGACAAATGGTTTGAAGAAGCACCAACACACCATCTGGCATTATCTGTTGGACATAACAAGAATTTGTTTATTAAGACAGCTCAGTTGCTGAATATACCTTATGGTGTTTTTTAA